From a region of the Desmodus rotundus isolate HL8 chromosome 7, HLdesRot8A.1, whole genome shotgun sequence genome:
- the ROBO4 gene encoding roundabout homolog 4 isoform X2, with the protein MGSGGAGLLGLQWPLPLLLLLSTGGMAQDSPPQIIVHPQDQLLQDPGPTKMSCRASGQPPPTIRWLLNGQPLSMGPPDVHNLLPDGTLLLYQPPARGRAHNSQALSTVLGIYTCEASNKLGTAVSRGARLSVPVLREDFQIQPQDTVATVGEPVILKCGPPWGHPEPTVSWWKDGKPLALQPGRHTVSRGSLMMLRTEKSDEGTYMCMATNNAGQRESRAARVTVQEPQGYREPLELLAVRIHLENVTLLNPDPSKGTKAGPAVWLSWKVSGPAAPAQSYTALFRAQTVPGGQAAPWAEALLAGWQSAELGGLHWGQDYEFKVRPSSGRARGPDSNVLLLRLPEQVPSAPPQEVTLKPGNGSILVTWVPPPAENHNGILRGYQVWTLGNTSSTPTNWTVAGEQTQLEIATQSPGSYCVQVAAVTGAGAGEPSSPVCLILEQAMEQAAREPSDPGPWTLEQLRATLRRPEVIATGGVALWLLLLGIAVCVHCRRRAAVRLGPGLYRYTSEDAILKHRMDHSGSPWLADTWRSTSGSRDLSSSSSLSSRLGVDPRDPLDHRRSLISWDPRSPGVPLLPDTRTFYGSLIAEVPASPAARPSPQASTIRHHPAQLARLSSPWASSDSLSGRRGLSSPRLSGAPAEAWKAKKKQELHQANSSPLLRASHPVELCVWEVGNKGSKNLSQSPGAVPRALVAWRALGPQILGSSNELTRPLPPAPLSSPGPPTQNQQTQHLVEPQVSPSFPLPATPIPSSTLRHSSHQASSLSGPSPTSSRLSSSSLSSLGEDQDSVLTPEEVALCLELSEGEETPRNAVSPMPRAPSPPSTYGYISFPTASELADMGRAGGGAGSEVRGLLCPPRPCLTPTPSEGSLANGWGSASEDNAPSARASLVSSSDGSFLADAHFARALAVAVDSLGFGLEPREADCVFTGASPPPSPRDDLFLTPTLSLPVWEWRSAWLEDVESNHIQQLGRGLPPWPPDS; encoded by the exons ATGGGCTCCGGAGGGGCGGGCCTCCTTGGGCTCCAGTGGCCCCTGCCTCTCCTGCTTCTGCTCAGCACCG GAGGCATGGCCCAGGACTCCCCACCCCAGATCATAGTCCACCCACAGGACCAGCTGCTCCAGGACCCTGGCCCCACCAAGATGAGCTGCCGAGCCTCAGGCCAGCCACCTCCCACCATCCGCTGGCTACTGAACGGGCAGCCCCTGAGCATGGGGCCCCCGGACGTACACAACCTCCTCCCTGATGGAACCCTGCTGCTGTATCAGCCCCCCGCCCGGGGACGTGCTCACAACAGCCAGGCCCTCTCCACAGTCCTGGGCATCTACACGTGTGAGGCCAGCAACAAGCTGGGCACAGCCGTGAGCCGTGGTGCCCGGCTGTCTGTGCCTG TCCTTCGGGAGGATTTCCAGATCCAGCCTCAGGACACAGTGGCCACGGTGGGCGAGCCAGTGATCCTGAAATGTGGGCCGCCCTGGGGCCACCCAGAGCCCACAGTCTCGTGGTGGAAGGATGGAAAACCACTGGCCCTCCAGCCGGGGCGGCACACG GTGTCCAGGGGCTCCCTGATGATGCTTAGAACAGAGAAGAGTGATGAAGGGACCTATATGTGTATGGCCACCAACAACGCAGGACAACGGGAGAGCCGGGCAGCCAGGGTGACGGTCCAGG AGCCTCAGGGCTACAGGGAGCCCCTGGAGCTTCTGGCTGTGCGCATTCACCTAGAAAACGTGACCCTGCTGAACCCGGATCCCTCAAAGGGCACCAAGGCTGGGCCtgctgtgtggctcagctggaag GTGAGCGGCCCTGCTGCGCCCGCTCAGTCCTACACAGCGCTGTTCAGGGCCCAGACGGTACCTGGAGGCCAGGCCGCCCCATGGGCAGAGGCCCTGCTGGCGGGCTGGCAGAGTGCGGAGCTGGGGGGCCTCCACTGGGGCCAAGACTACGAGTTCAAGGTGAGGCCATCCTCCGGCCGGGCTCGTGGCCCTGACAGCAACGTGCTGCTCCTGAGGCTGCCCGAACAAG TGCCCAGTGCCCCTCCTCAGGAGGTGACCCTCAAACCTGGCAATGGCAGCATCCTTGTGACCTGGGTGCCACCACCGGCTGAGAACCACAATGGCATCCTCCGTGGCTACCAG GTGTGGACCCTGGGCAACACCTCATCGACCCCAACCAACTGGACGGTGGCAGGGGAGCAGACCCAGCTGGAGATTGCCACCCAGTCGCCAGGTTCCTACTGTGTGCAGGTGGCCGCAGtcactggggctggggctggggagcccagcagcCCCGTCTGCCTCATTTTAG AGCAGGCCATGGAGCAAGCCGCCCGAGAACCCAGTGACCCTGGTCCGTGGACCCTGGAGCAGCTGAGAGCCACCTTGAGGCGTCCAGAGGTCATTGCCACCGGGGGCGTTGCgctctggctgctgctgctgggcatCGCTGTGTGTGTCCACTGCCGGCGCCGAGCTGCGGTgcgcctgggcccag GTCTGTACAGATACACCAGTGAGGACGCCATCCTAAAACACAG GATGGATCACAGTGGCTCTCCCTGGCTGGCAGACACCTGGCGGTCCACCTCGGGCTCTCGGgacctgagcagcagcagcagccttagCAGCCGGCTGGGAGTGGACCCCCGGGACCCACTAGACCATCGCCGCTCCC TGATCTCCTGGGATCCCCGCAGCCCTGGTGTGCCCCTGCTTCCTGACACCAGGACTTTCTATGGCTCACTCATCGCTGAGGTGCCCGCCAGCCCTGCAGCCCGGCCAAGCCCCCAGGCCTCAACTATCAGGCATCACCCCGCCCAGCTGGCCCGGCTCTCCAGCCCCTGGGCCAGTTCAGACAGCCTCAGCGGCCGCAGGGGGCTCTCCTCCCCACGCCTTTCTGGGGCCCCTGCAGAGGCTTGGAAAGCCAAAAAGAAGCAGG AGCTGCACCAGGCCAACAGCTCCCCGCTGCTCCGGGCCAGCCACCCTGTGGAGCTCTGCGTCTGGGAGGTGGGGAATAAAGGCTCCAAGAACCTGTCCCAAAGCCCAg GAGCTGTGCCTCGAGCTCTGGTTGCCTGGCGGGCCCTGGGACCACAGATCCTCGGCTCCTCCAATGAGCTGACTCGCCCTCTCCCACCGGCACCCCTCTCTTCTCCTGGACCCCCCACTCAGAATCAACAGACCCA GCACTTGGTGGAGCCCCAagtttccccctccttcccactgccAGCAACCCCCATCCCCTCCAGTACTCTCCGCCACTCCAGCCACCAGgcctcttccctctctggccccagcCCAACCTCCAGCCGCCTGTCCAGCTCTTCACTGTCGTCCCTGGGGGAGGATCAGGACAGTGTGCTGACTCCTGAGGAGGTAGCCCTGTGCCTGGAGCTCAGTGAGGGTGAGGAGACCCCCAG GAACGCTGTGTCTCCCATGCCAAGGGCTCCTTCACCCCCCAGCACCTATGGGTACATCAGCTTTCCAACAGCGTCAGAGCTCGCGGACATGGGCAGGGCCGGAGGAGGGGCAGGGTCCGAGGTGAGGGGTTTGCTGTGCCCACCTCGGccctgcctcacccccacccccagtgagggCTCCTTGGCCAATGGCTGGGGCTCAGCCTCCGAGGACAACGCCCCCAGTGCCAGAGCCAGCCTGGTCAGCTCCTCCGATGGCTCCTTCCTCGCCGATGCCCACTTCGCCCGGGCCCTGGCGGTGGCCGTGGACAGCCTTGGCTTTggtctggagcccagggaggcagatTGTGTCTTCACAG GTGcctcaccacctccctcccctcggGATGACCTCTTCCTGacgcccaccctctccctgcccgTGTGGGAGTGGAGGTCAGCCTGGCTAGAGGACGTGGAGAGCAACCACATCCAGCAACTGGGACGGGGGCTGCCTCCCTGGCCCCCGGACTCCTAG
- the ROBO4 gene encoding roundabout homolog 4 isoform X1 yields MGSGGAGLLGLQWPLPLLLLLSTGGMAQDSPPQIIVHPQDQLLQDPGPTKMSCRASGQPPPTIRWLLNGQPLSMGPPDVHNLLPDGTLLLYQPPARGRAHNSQALSTVLGIYTCEASNKLGTAVSRGARLSVPVLREDFQIQPQDTVATVGEPVILKCGPPWGHPEPTVSWWKDGKPLALQPGRHTVSRGSLMMLRTEKSDEGTYMCMATNNAGQRESRAARVTVQEPQGYREPLELLAVRIHLENVTLLNPDPSKGTKAGPAVWLSWKVSGPAAPAQSYTALFRAQTVPGGQAAPWAEALLAGWQSAELGGLHWGQDYEFKVRPSSGRARGPDSNVLLLRLPEQVPSAPPQEVTLKPGNGSILVTWVPPPAENHNGILRGYQVWTLGNTSSTPTNWTVAGEQTQLEIATQSPGSYCVQVAAVTGAGAGEPSSPVCLILEQAMEQAAREPSDPGPWTLEQLRATLRRPEVIATGGVALWLLLLGIAVCVHCRRRAAVRLGPGLYRYTSEDAILKHSRMDHSGSPWLADTWRSTSGSRDLSSSSSLSSRLGVDPRDPLDHRRSLISWDPRSPGVPLLPDTRTFYGSLIAEVPASPAARPSPQASTIRHHPAQLARLSSPWASSDSLSGRRGLSSPRLSGAPAEAWKAKKKQELHQANSSPLLRASHPVELCVWEVGNKGSKNLSQSPGAVPRALVAWRALGPQILGSSNELTRPLPPAPLSSPGPPTQNQQTQHLVEPQVSPSFPLPATPIPSSTLRHSSHQASSLSGPSPTSSRLSSSSLSSLGEDQDSVLTPEEVALCLELSEGEETPRNAVSPMPRAPSPPSTYGYISFPTASELADMGRAGGGAGSEVRGLLCPPRPCLTPTPSEGSLANGWGSASEDNAPSARASLVSSSDGSFLADAHFARALAVAVDSLGFGLEPREADCVFTGASPPPSPRDDLFLTPTLSLPVWEWRSAWLEDVESNHIQQLGRGLPPWPPDS; encoded by the exons ATGGGCTCCGGAGGGGCGGGCCTCCTTGGGCTCCAGTGGCCCCTGCCTCTCCTGCTTCTGCTCAGCACCG GAGGCATGGCCCAGGACTCCCCACCCCAGATCATAGTCCACCCACAGGACCAGCTGCTCCAGGACCCTGGCCCCACCAAGATGAGCTGCCGAGCCTCAGGCCAGCCACCTCCCACCATCCGCTGGCTACTGAACGGGCAGCCCCTGAGCATGGGGCCCCCGGACGTACACAACCTCCTCCCTGATGGAACCCTGCTGCTGTATCAGCCCCCCGCCCGGGGACGTGCTCACAACAGCCAGGCCCTCTCCACAGTCCTGGGCATCTACACGTGTGAGGCCAGCAACAAGCTGGGCACAGCCGTGAGCCGTGGTGCCCGGCTGTCTGTGCCTG TCCTTCGGGAGGATTTCCAGATCCAGCCTCAGGACACAGTGGCCACGGTGGGCGAGCCAGTGATCCTGAAATGTGGGCCGCCCTGGGGCCACCCAGAGCCCACAGTCTCGTGGTGGAAGGATGGAAAACCACTGGCCCTCCAGCCGGGGCGGCACACG GTGTCCAGGGGCTCCCTGATGATGCTTAGAACAGAGAAGAGTGATGAAGGGACCTATATGTGTATGGCCACCAACAACGCAGGACAACGGGAGAGCCGGGCAGCCAGGGTGACGGTCCAGG AGCCTCAGGGCTACAGGGAGCCCCTGGAGCTTCTGGCTGTGCGCATTCACCTAGAAAACGTGACCCTGCTGAACCCGGATCCCTCAAAGGGCACCAAGGCTGGGCCtgctgtgtggctcagctggaag GTGAGCGGCCCTGCTGCGCCCGCTCAGTCCTACACAGCGCTGTTCAGGGCCCAGACGGTACCTGGAGGCCAGGCCGCCCCATGGGCAGAGGCCCTGCTGGCGGGCTGGCAGAGTGCGGAGCTGGGGGGCCTCCACTGGGGCCAAGACTACGAGTTCAAGGTGAGGCCATCCTCCGGCCGGGCTCGTGGCCCTGACAGCAACGTGCTGCTCCTGAGGCTGCCCGAACAAG TGCCCAGTGCCCCTCCTCAGGAGGTGACCCTCAAACCTGGCAATGGCAGCATCCTTGTGACCTGGGTGCCACCACCGGCTGAGAACCACAATGGCATCCTCCGTGGCTACCAG GTGTGGACCCTGGGCAACACCTCATCGACCCCAACCAACTGGACGGTGGCAGGGGAGCAGACCCAGCTGGAGATTGCCACCCAGTCGCCAGGTTCCTACTGTGTGCAGGTGGCCGCAGtcactggggctggggctggggagcccagcagcCCCGTCTGCCTCATTTTAG AGCAGGCCATGGAGCAAGCCGCCCGAGAACCCAGTGACCCTGGTCCGTGGACCCTGGAGCAGCTGAGAGCCACCTTGAGGCGTCCAGAGGTCATTGCCACCGGGGGCGTTGCgctctggctgctgctgctgggcatCGCTGTGTGTGTCCACTGCCGGCGCCGAGCTGCGGTgcgcctgggcccag GTCTGTACAGATACACCAGTGAGGACGCCATCCTAAAACACAG CAGGATGGATCACAGTGGCTCTCCCTGGCTGGCAGACACCTGGCGGTCCACCTCGGGCTCTCGGgacctgagcagcagcagcagccttagCAGCCGGCTGGGAGTGGACCCCCGGGACCCACTAGACCATCGCCGCTCCC TGATCTCCTGGGATCCCCGCAGCCCTGGTGTGCCCCTGCTTCCTGACACCAGGACTTTCTATGGCTCACTCATCGCTGAGGTGCCCGCCAGCCCTGCAGCCCGGCCAAGCCCCCAGGCCTCAACTATCAGGCATCACCCCGCCCAGCTGGCCCGGCTCTCCAGCCCCTGGGCCAGTTCAGACAGCCTCAGCGGCCGCAGGGGGCTCTCCTCCCCACGCCTTTCTGGGGCCCCTGCAGAGGCTTGGAAAGCCAAAAAGAAGCAGG AGCTGCACCAGGCCAACAGCTCCCCGCTGCTCCGGGCCAGCCACCCTGTGGAGCTCTGCGTCTGGGAGGTGGGGAATAAAGGCTCCAAGAACCTGTCCCAAAGCCCAg GAGCTGTGCCTCGAGCTCTGGTTGCCTGGCGGGCCCTGGGACCACAGATCCTCGGCTCCTCCAATGAGCTGACTCGCCCTCTCCCACCGGCACCCCTCTCTTCTCCTGGACCCCCCACTCAGAATCAACAGACCCA GCACTTGGTGGAGCCCCAagtttccccctccttcccactgccAGCAACCCCCATCCCCTCCAGTACTCTCCGCCACTCCAGCCACCAGgcctcttccctctctggccccagcCCAACCTCCAGCCGCCTGTCCAGCTCTTCACTGTCGTCCCTGGGGGAGGATCAGGACAGTGTGCTGACTCCTGAGGAGGTAGCCCTGTGCCTGGAGCTCAGTGAGGGTGAGGAGACCCCCAG GAACGCTGTGTCTCCCATGCCAAGGGCTCCTTCACCCCCCAGCACCTATGGGTACATCAGCTTTCCAACAGCGTCAGAGCTCGCGGACATGGGCAGGGCCGGAGGAGGGGCAGGGTCCGAGGTGAGGGGTTTGCTGTGCCCACCTCGGccctgcctcacccccacccccagtgagggCTCCTTGGCCAATGGCTGGGGCTCAGCCTCCGAGGACAACGCCCCCAGTGCCAGAGCCAGCCTGGTCAGCTCCTCCGATGGCTCCTTCCTCGCCGATGCCCACTTCGCCCGGGCCCTGGCGGTGGCCGTGGACAGCCTTGGCTTTggtctggagcccagggaggcagatTGTGTCTTCACAG GTGcctcaccacctccctcccctcggGATGACCTCTTCCTGacgcccaccctctccctgcccgTGTGGGAGTGGAGGTCAGCCTGGCTAGAGGACGTGGAGAGCAACCACATCCAGCAACTGGGACGGGGGCTGCCTCCCTGGCCCCCGGACTCCTAG